From one Ooceraea biroi isolate clonal line C1 chromosome 7, Obir_v5.4, whole genome shotgun sequence genomic stretch:
- the LOC105282416 gene encoding uncharacterized protein LOC105282416 — MALGTPTWLNLCLLEKILRKSEGDNSIQVMDIISKPATCKGDNYTSDMTRVIVEYKRDQGDHKIIDKKSLIVKVAPTTEGMRKDLVLKSDIFTTEIMMMTDTLDKMNKLLGPNYILNGKGMYVQKEDPMFLVIEDLAPLDFRMACRLNGLDMDHCILALHGLARFHASSIAVCEKEPNQKQMYSRGMFNDQHPAEMGGFFIMGTKGLAAEVEKWPELGKKYSDKILKLADHIYQIGIEACKYCEDDFNVINHGDFWVNNMLFKYDNGKPTKHIFVDFQLCVYTSPAVDLHYFLNTSPSPDIFDNKDILLKEYHNTLSKTMKQLNCKTQPPTMEQLMNVMKKRERYGMISSFTVLPLMLSSKNEAKDIDEIMSKDGSYENPGYKSEAYRKIITKRIIMYDKMGLLDL; from the exons atgGCCCTAGGGACACCGACATGGCTGAATCTATGCTTGCTGGAGAAGATCCTGCGAAAGTCGGAAGGCGACAACTCGATCCAGGTGATGGATATAATCTCGAAACCGGCTACGTGCAAGGGTGATAACTACACCAGCGACATGACGAGGGTTATCGTTGAATACAAGCGTGATCAGGGCgatcataaaattatagacAAGAAATCGCTCATAGTCAAGGTCGCGCCCACAACTGAAGGCATGCGTAAAGATCTC GTTCTAAAATCGGACATCTTTACAACAgagataatgatgatgacagACACCTTGGATAAAATGAACAAGTTATTAGGACCCAATTACATTTTGAACGGGAAAGGCATGTATGTACAAAAAGAAGATCCAATGTTCCTGGTGATCGAAGATCTCGCGCCTCTAGACTTCCGTATGGCCTGTCGCCTGAATGGTCTTGATATGGATCACTGCATATTGGCGCTGCACGGATTAGCCAGATTTCATGCATCTTCAATAGCCGTATGCGAGAAG GAACCAAACCAAAAACAGATGTATTCGAGAGGAATGTTTAACGATCAGCATCCGGCAGAAATGGGAGGATTTTTCATTATGGGTACTAAAGGCCTAGCAGCCGAAGTCGAAAAATGGCCAGAACTGGGAAAAAA GTACTCGGACAAAATTCTTAAACTTGCCGACCACATATATCAAATAGGAATAGAGGCATGCAAATATTGCGAGGATGATTTCAACGTCATTAATCACGGTGATTTCTGGGTGAACAATATGTTATTCAAATACGATAATGGAAAACCAACTAAGCACATTTTT GTGGACTTTCAACTATGCGTCTACACATCGCCGGCGGTCGATCTTCACTATTTCCTCAATACTAGTCCTTCCCCGGATATATTTGACAACAAGGATATTCTATTGAAGGAATACCATAATACTTTATCAAAGACTATGAAGCAATTGAACTGTAAAACGCAGCCACCCACCATGGAACAGCTGATGaatgtaatgaaaaaaagagaacgttACGGAATGATTTCATCTTTCACGGTGTTGCCGTTGATGTTGTCTAGTAAGAACGAAGCGAAAGATATTGACGAAATTATGAGCAAAGATGGCTCTTACGAGAATCCGGGTTATAAAAGCGAAGCTtatcgaaaaattataacgaagaGAATAATTATGTATGATAAAATGGGCTTATTGGATCTCTAA